A stretch of DNA from Myxococcales bacterium:
GCAGAGCCGATTCGCGTCCTGCCCCTGGACCCTTGACATAGACGCCCAGGGTGCGCACGCCGTGTTCCATTGCGCTCTTGGCGCAGGTCGTGGCCGCCATCTGGGCTGCAAAGGGTGTCGACTTGCGCGAACCCTTGAAGCCTTCCTGGCCTGCACTCGACCATGCGAGCGTCGCACCACCGACGTCGGTGATCGTAATGATGGTGTTGTTGAACGTAGACTGAATATGGGCGATGCCCGTCTGGACGTTCTTCTTGACCTTCTTCTTGACGACTTTTTTCTTGACTGCCATGAAACGCTAAGCCTTCTTCTTTCCGGCGACCGTCTTGCGCGGCCCCTTGCGTGTTCGAGCATTTGTGTGCGTGCGCTGCCCGCGAACGGGGAGCCCCCGGCGATGGCGCAATCCGCGATAGCAACCGATGTCCATCAAAACCTTGATGTTCTGGTTGACGCTTCTCCGGAGATCGCCCTCGACAATGAAGTCTCGCTCGATCACCTCGCGAAGCTTGATCACCTCCGACTCATTGAGGTGATCGGTCTTCGTCCCCGGATCGATATCCGTGAGCCCGCAGATCTTCAGAGCCGTCTTGCGCCCGACTCCGTAGATATACGTGAGAGAGATCTCGATCCTCTTGTTGCGGGGCAAATCGATACCCGCGATTCGTGCCATGTCTTGTCCTCCGTGCCGTGTCCCGACACTGCGCAGCAGCTACTGCCGCTGCCTCAAAAACTTTTCGTACTAACCGATCTCATTGATAACGCTATCCCTGTCGCTGTTTGTGCTTGGGGTTTTCGCAGATCACGCGCACGACGCCCTTGCGGCGAATGATTTTGCACTTGTCACACATCTTGCGGACCGATGCCCGAACCTTCATTTCACTTCTCCTACCTACGCTGCTCTTGACGCACTTAAACTCGCGTACCCAATCTCGAGCACTTGATCATGTCAGTGCGAACCTTCGATTCGGGTCAAAACCTCTGGCCCATTCTCCGTGATCAGCACCGTGTGCTCGAAATGTCCCGACAAACCGCCGTCCGCGGTCACCGCCGTCCACTCGTCTTCGAGCATGCGAACCTTTTCTGTTCCAACGTTCACCATCGGTTCGACCGCGAAGACCATTCCGGGCAGCAATCGAGGGCCGCGCCCCGGGCGTCCGTAATTCGGGATCTGCGGCGGTTCGTGAAGTTGACGTCCAATTCCGTGACCGACAAACTGACGGACCACCGAGTAGCCCGCAGCATCGGCCCGAGTTTCCACTGCGTGGCCGATATCCGACAATCGCTTACCGGGCACCATCTGCTCGATCCCGAGATTGAGACACTCGAGGGTCACCTCGAGCAGCGATTCCGCTTCTTCGCTTATCGGGCCGATCGGCACCGTGACCGCCGAATCCCCGTGAAATCCCTGACAAATAATCCCAAAATCGAGGCTCAGTATGTCGCCTTTTCGAAGTTCTCGCGACCCCGGAATTCCATGCACGATTTCTTCGTTCAGCGAGACGCAAACCGTCGCCGGATACGGCGGGAGCCCACCGGGCCCATATCCGAAAAATGAGGAGATAAGCCCACGCTCTTCGATCATCTCCTCCGCCTTGAGGTTGAAGTCGGCTGTCTTGAGCCCCGGCACGGCCATTTCTCGCAACACCAGGAGGATCTCAGCAACGTGTCGGCTCGACTCCCGCATACGCTCGATCTCTCGGCGGCTGCGAATCGGGATGTTTTCTGCGTAATTCATGGGCCCGACAATGCGGTTTCGACTCGCGCCGAAACCTCCTCCACCGTTCCCATGCCATCCACTTCCGACAGGATGCCGCTGTTTCTGTAGAACTCGAGCAAGGGTGCGGTCTGGGCGTCGTAGACGCGCATCCGTTCGCGGATGGTCTCTTCGTTGTCGTCCCTGCGTCCCTCGAGCTCAGCGCGCTTGAGAAGTCGCTGGACCACAGCCTCGGGTTCGACCGTCACGGCGACGCAGCGCTCGAGCGGTGTTCCGAGTTTGTTGAGCATGTTGTCGAGCGCTTCGGCCTGGGCCCGGGTGCGCGGAAAACCGTCGAGCACGAATCCCTTGACAGCGTCGGGCTGCCCCAGGCGCTCCTCGGCAATCGCGATCACGATGTCGTCGCTGACGAGCTGGCCTGCGTCCATCACTGCCTTGGCTTTGAGACCGATCTCGGTTCCGTCGGCGACGGCCTTGCGAAGCATGTCCCCCGTTGAAACATGCAGAATGCTCAGGCGTTCGATCAGCACGGATGCCTGAGTGCCCTTTCCGGCGCCCGGAGCTCCAAGTAGCAGGATGCGCATGGCACTCATCGGCCGAGTCTCCCGCGGATCCGGC
This window harbors:
- the rpsK gene encoding 30S ribosomal protein S11 translates to MAVKKKVVKKKVKKNVQTGIAHIQSTFNNTIITITDVGGATLAWSSAGQEGFKGSRKSTPFAAQMAATTCAKSAMEHGVRTLGVYVKGPGAGRESALRALQAAGMKITMIRDVTPIPHNGCRPPKRRRV
- the rpsM gene encoding 30S ribosomal protein S13 gives rise to the protein MARIAGIDLPRNKRIEISLTYIYGVGRKTALKICGLTDIDPGTKTDHLNESEVIKLREVIERDFIVEGDLRRSVNQNIKVLMDIGCYRGLRHRRGLPVRGQRTHTNARTRKGPRKTVAGKKKA
- the rpmJ gene encoding 50S ribosomal protein L36, which encodes MKVRASVRKMCDKCKIIRRKGVVRVICENPKHKQRQG
- the map gene encoding type I methionyl aminopeptidase; translated protein: MNYAENIPIRSRREIERMRESSRHVAEILLVLREMAVPGLKTADFNLKAEEMIEERGLISSFFGYGPGGLPPYPATVCVSLNEEIVHGIPGSRELRKGDILSLDFGIICQGFHGDSAVTVPIGPISEEAESLLEVTLECLNLGIEQMVPGKRLSDIGHAVETRADAAGYSVVRQFVGHGIGRQLHEPPQIPNYGRPGRGPRLLPGMVFAVEPMVNVGTEKVRMLEDEWTAVTADGGLSGHFEHTVLITENGPEVLTRIEGSH
- a CDS encoding adenylate kinase encodes the protein MRILLLGAPGAGKGTQASVLIERLSILHVSTGDMLRKAVADGTEIGLKAKAVMDAGQLVSDDIVIAIAEERLGQPDAVKGFVLDGFPRTRAQAEALDNMLNKLGTPLERCVAVTVEPEAVVQRLLKRAELEGRRDDNEETIRERMRVYDAQTAPLLEFYRNSGILSEVDGMGTVEEVSARVETALSGP